A portion of the Microbacterium hominis genome contains these proteins:
- a CDS encoding YchJ family protein codes for MPEFVRVGDAQPCPCGSGDRFDACCAPVLRGAAAVTPEQLMRSRYTAFVVGDADHLRATWHPGTVPSSLELDPALRWTGLEILDVVGGAEGDRRGVVEFRAHWRQGRDTGVLHERSRFVRQSDRWWYLDGTVTP; via the coding sequence ATGCCGGAGTTCGTCCGCGTCGGCGACGCGCAGCCGTGCCCGTGCGGCAGCGGGGACCGCTTCGACGCCTGCTGTGCTCCGGTGCTGCGCGGTGCCGCGGCCGTGACACCCGAGCAGCTCATGCGCTCCCGCTACACCGCGTTCGTGGTGGGCGATGCCGACCACCTGCGCGCGACGTGGCATCCCGGCACGGTTCCTTCTTCGCTCGAGCTCGATCCCGCTCTGCGGTGGACGGGGCTGGAGATCCTCGACGTCGTCGGCGGCGCGGAAGGCGACCGGCGCGGCGTGGTCGAGTTCCGCGCGCACTGGCGTCAGGGGCGCGACACCGGCGTTCTGCACGAGCGGTCCCGGTTCGTGCGGCAGAGCGATCGCTGGTGGTACCTCGACGGCACCGTCACGCCGTAG
- a CDS encoding PKD domain-containing protein, with protein sequence MTIPDVTIEDLVSFRPAAPTLTGEPGGFGVVGMPTNLVASAQTQFLSGTLLGRDVTVRFTPAGYVFDHGDGTSSRTTTGGASWESLGQAQFTPTATAHTYRARGTYPVTVAVQYAAAVDFGTGWRPVDGFVTTPGAAYGVRVVEVRTALVDRTCGESPSAPGC encoded by the coding sequence GTGACGATCCCCGACGTGACGATCGAGGACCTCGTGTCGTTCCGGCCGGCGGCACCGACCCTCACCGGCGAGCCGGGAGGATTCGGCGTGGTGGGCATGCCGACGAATCTCGTCGCGAGCGCGCAGACGCAGTTCCTCAGCGGCACGCTGCTCGGCAGGGACGTCACGGTGCGCTTCACCCCCGCCGGCTACGTGTTCGACCACGGCGACGGCACGTCCTCGCGCACGACGACGGGCGGCGCGTCGTGGGAGAGCCTCGGCCAGGCCCAATTCACCCCGACCGCGACCGCCCACACCTACCGCGCACGCGGCACGTACCCCGTGACGGTGGCGGTGCAGTACGCCGCGGCGGTCGACTTCGGCACGGGCTGGCGCCCGGTCGACGGGTTCGTCACGACCCCCGGCGCCGCCTACGGCGTGCGGGTCGTCGAGGTGCGCACCGCCCTGGTCGATCGCACCTGCGGCGAGTCGCCCTCCGCGCCCGGCTGCTGA
- a CDS encoding DUF6716 putative glycosyltransferase, translating to MTGPLRIVGLADTDSYVKWAAHLLGGLDAAWQPELLVVDTPLVVSDAQLAASVAGSGLADGAVRRADYDDLARLLADRRPDAVLIAARGPLVRVLARLVARSAPRPVIVTGLPGISIPATRKALVYRAQCDLFVVHSHREHREFARLAAERGLMQRFALARLPFATGAGDRQTGTDLVFAAQAKVPALRRDRLRLARMLVRAAAADPSRRVVVKLRAAAGEQQTHAEADSYPELLALIGRGETLPANLVTSTGSMRRALDRAEGLVTVSSTAAIEAVARGIPVIGIDTFGVGPELINEVFADGGLLGGERDVIERRYRVPSTPWCTDNYLHNPHDDDWAERTAALVEARRAGALPFAPPFARRGGLLRDAWERKSALGRHDRSVGGAVAFAVGLPARTAVRALQRVRRALHAARARDQQPGAEGDSPQVRSTRAVRTSTTRTP from the coding sequence GTGACGGGCCCCCTGCGCATCGTCGGCCTCGCCGACACGGACTCCTACGTCAAGTGGGCGGCCCACCTGCTGGGCGGGCTGGATGCCGCGTGGCAGCCCGAGCTGCTCGTCGTGGACACCCCGCTCGTGGTCAGCGATGCGCAGCTGGCCGCGTCGGTGGCCGGGAGCGGGCTGGCCGACGGCGCCGTGCGACGTGCGGACTACGACGACCTTGCGCGGCTGCTCGCCGACCGCCGCCCCGACGCGGTGCTCATCGCCGCACGCGGGCCGCTCGTGCGGGTGCTCGCGCGGCTCGTCGCCCGGAGCGCGCCGCGGCCCGTCATCGTCACCGGGCTGCCCGGGATCTCGATCCCGGCCACGCGCAAGGCGCTCGTCTATCGCGCACAGTGCGACCTGTTCGTCGTGCACTCGCACCGGGAGCACCGCGAGTTCGCCCGGCTGGCCGCCGAACGCGGACTGATGCAGCGGTTCGCGCTCGCGCGCCTGCCCTTCGCCACCGGCGCGGGGGACCGGCAGACCGGCACCGACCTCGTCTTCGCGGCGCAGGCGAAGGTGCCGGCTCTGCGGCGCGACCGGCTGCGCCTCGCGCGCATGCTGGTGCGCGCCGCCGCGGCCGACCCGTCACGGCGCGTGGTCGTGAAGCTGCGAGCGGCCGCCGGCGAGCAGCAGACCCACGCCGAGGCCGACAGCTATCCCGAGCTTCTCGCCCTGATCGGTCGAGGCGAGACGCTGCCCGCCAACCTCGTGACCTCGACGGGATCGATGCGCCGCGCGCTCGATCGCGCGGAGGGACTGGTGACGGTGAGCTCGACCGCGGCGATCGAGGCCGTCGCCCGCGGCATCCCCGTCATCGGCATCGACACCTTCGGGGTCGGGCCCGAGCTCATCAACGAGGTGTTCGCCGACGGAGGTCTCCTCGGCGGCGAGCGCGACGTCATCGAGCGCCGCTATCGCGTGCCGAGCACGCCCTGGTGCACGGACAACTACCTCCATAACCCCCACGACGACGACTGGGCCGAGCGCACCGCCGCGCTCGTCGAGGCGCGGCGCGCGGGCGCGCTGCCGTTCGCTCCGCCGTTCGCGCGGCGCGGGGGTCTGCTGCGCGACGCGTGGGAGCGAAAGAGCGCGCTCGGCCGTCACGACCGATCGGTGGGCGGTGCGGTGGCTTTCGCCGTCGGACTGCCCGCCCGCACGGCGGTGCGCGCGCTGCAGCGGGTGCGGCGCGCGCTGCACGCGGCTCGGGCGAGGGATCAGCAGCCGGGCGCGGAGGGCGACTCGCCGCAGGTGCGATCGACCAGGGCGGTGCGCACCTCGACGACCCGCACGCCGTAG
- a CDS encoding N-acetylneuraminate synthase family protein — MTVRIGARVVGGGRPAYVIAEIGLNHNGDVDIAKRLIDVAADAGADAVKFQKRTPEIATPPHMRDVPRETPWGTMTYFEYRQRVEFGRDEYIEISDYAMLRGLEWFASPWDVPSVQFLEELGAVAHKVASASLTDHELLRALRDTGKTVILSTGMSTIEEIDAAIEVLGTEHLLLMHATSTYPMEPEEANLRMIPVLRDRYPGVAVGYSGHERGLQISLAAVALGAVAVERHITLDRTMWGSDHAASLEPTGLQHLVRDIRVIESALGDGVKRVYPGELAPMAKLRRVPA, encoded by the coding sequence ATGACCGTCAGGATCGGCGCACGGGTGGTCGGCGGCGGCCGTCCCGCGTATGTGATCGCGGAGATCGGGCTCAACCACAACGGCGACGTCGACATCGCCAAGCGGCTGATCGACGTCGCCGCCGATGCCGGAGCCGACGCCGTGAAGTTCCAGAAGCGCACGCCCGAGATCGCCACGCCGCCGCACATGCGCGACGTGCCGCGGGAGACGCCCTGGGGCACGATGACCTACTTCGAGTACCGGCAGCGCGTGGAGTTCGGACGCGACGAGTACATCGAGATCTCCGATTACGCGATGCTCCGCGGCCTCGAATGGTTCGCGTCGCCCTGGGACGTGCCCTCCGTGCAGTTCCTCGAGGAACTCGGCGCCGTGGCGCACAAGGTCGCATCGGCCAGCCTCACCGACCACGAGCTGCTCAGGGCGCTGCGCGACACCGGGAAGACCGTCATCCTCTCGACGGGGATGTCGACGATCGAGGAGATCGACGCCGCCATCGAGGTGCTCGGCACCGAGCACCTGCTGCTCATGCACGCGACCTCGACCTATCCGATGGAGCCCGAGGAGGCGAACCTCCGCATGATCCCGGTGCTGCGCGACCGCTACCCGGGCGTGGCCGTGGGCTACTCGGGCCACGAGCGGGGGCTGCAGATCTCGCTGGCCGCGGTGGCGCTCGGGGCGGTCGCCGTCGAGCGGCACATCACCCTGGATCGCACGATGTGGGGTTCGGACCACGCCGCCTCGCTCGAGCCGACAGGGCTCCAGCACCTCGTGCGCGACATCCGCGTGATCGAGTCGGCCCTCGGCGACGGCGTGAAGCGCGTGTACCCGGGGGAGCTCGCCCCGATGGCGAAGCTGCGGCGCGTACCGGCGTGA
- a CDS encoding acylneuraminate cytidylyltransferase produces the protein MSEVVAIIPARGGSKGVPRKNLRRVGGIPLIARAVAAADRAQWVDRVVVSTDDDDIAAVAAEWGAEVVRRPEVISGDTASSESAVLHALQQLEARGIDVGVVAFLQATSPFIASTALDEAIRLVRSRRRDSVFSAVPTYGFLWARAVGDAAEAVGHDAGHRSRRQDREPHYLETGAFYVMRAAGFRAASHRFFGSIGIVEVPERTAIEIDTAAELELARAIAPLIDVPAEVDADAVVTDFDGVHTDDTAHISQDGTESVVVSRADGWGVARLVEAGIPVMILSTETNPVVAARARKLGVEARQGLPGASDKVEALRVWAAERGIPLRRVAYLGNDVNDLACLEAVGWPVAVPGSHPQVLGAARVVLDHAGGHGAVRELAERVLRARAAASSFEPAGLEEKK, from the coding sequence ATGAGCGAGGTCGTCGCGATCATCCCTGCACGCGGCGGGTCCAAGGGCGTGCCCCGGAAGAACCTCCGGCGCGTCGGCGGGATCCCGCTCATCGCCCGTGCGGTGGCCGCCGCCGATCGCGCGCAGTGGGTCGATCGGGTGGTCGTCTCCACCGACGACGATGACATCGCCGCGGTCGCCGCCGAGTGGGGCGCGGAGGTCGTGCGACGGCCGGAGGTCATCTCCGGCGACACCGCGTCGTCGGAGAGCGCCGTGCTGCACGCGCTGCAGCAGTTGGAGGCGCGGGGGATCGATGTCGGCGTCGTCGCCTTCCTGCAGGCCACCTCGCCGTTCATCGCGAGCACGGCGCTCGACGAGGCGATCCGCCTCGTGCGATCGCGGCGACGCGACAGCGTCTTCTCGGCCGTGCCCACCTACGGATTCCTGTGGGCGCGCGCCGTCGGCGATGCGGCCGAGGCCGTCGGGCACGACGCCGGCCACCGCTCGCGACGCCAGGACCGGGAGCCGCATTACCTGGAGACCGGCGCGTTCTACGTGATGCGCGCGGCCGGGTTCCGCGCGGCGAGCCACCGCTTCTTCGGGAGCATCGGCATCGTCGAGGTGCCCGAGCGCACGGCCATCGAGATCGACACCGCCGCCGAGCTGGAGCTCGCGCGCGCCATCGCGCCGCTCATCGATGTGCCCGCCGAAGTGGATGCCGACGCGGTCGTCACCGATTTCGACGGCGTGCACACCGACGACACCGCGCACATCTCCCAGGACGGCACCGAGTCGGTGGTCGTCAGCCGTGCCGACGGGTGGGGCGTCGCGCGCCTGGTGGAGGCCGGGATCCCGGTGATGATCCTCTCGACCGAGACCAACCCCGTGGTCGCCGCCCGTGCGCGAAAGCTCGGCGTCGAGGCGCGGCAGGGCCTGCCGGGCGCCTCGGACAAGGTCGAGGCGCTGCGGGTGTGGGCGGCCGAGCGCGGCATCCCCCTCCGTCGCGTCGCGTACCTCGGCAACGACGTCAACGACCTCGCCTGTCTGGAGGCCGTGGGCTGGCCGGTCGCCGTGCCGGGGTCGCACCCGCAGGTGCTCGGCGCGGCCCGTGTCGTGCTCGACCACGCCGGCGGGCACGGCGCCGTGCGGGAGCTGGCCGAGCGCGTGCTGCGGGCGCGCGCCGCGGCCTCGTCATTCGAACCCGCAGGACTCGAGGAGAAGAAATGA
- a CDS encoding 5'-3' exonuclease: MTDRLMLLDSASLYFRAFYGVPDTVRAPDGTPVNAVRGFLDIITKLVTTYEPTGLIACWDDDWRPQWRVDLIPSYKAHRVVEVVSGAPDVEEVPDPLEVQVPVIREVLGALGIPIVGVAAHEADDVIGTLATRATGPVDIVTGDRDLFQLVDDASDVRVVYTARGMSNLEVLTDASVVAKYGVLPSQYADFATLRGDASDGLPGVAGVGEKTAAALLKAHGDLAGIIAAAEAGEGMSAGVRAKVLAALPYLAVAPTVVGVVRDLDLDPQAVDAALRPLGAEALDAADSLAERWALGAAMSRITAAIGAA; this comes from the coding sequence GTGACCGATCGCCTCATGCTCCTCGACTCCGCGTCGCTGTACTTCCGCGCGTTCTACGGCGTGCCCGACACGGTGCGCGCCCCCGACGGCACGCCGGTCAACGCGGTCCGCGGGTTCCTCGACATCATCACCAAGCTCGTCACGACGTACGAGCCGACGGGTCTGATCGCGTGCTGGGACGACGACTGGCGCCCGCAGTGGCGGGTCGATCTGATCCCCTCGTACAAGGCGCACCGCGTGGTCGAGGTGGTCAGCGGCGCGCCCGACGTGGAAGAGGTGCCCGACCCGCTCGAGGTGCAGGTCCCGGTGATCCGGGAGGTGCTGGGCGCCCTCGGCATCCCGATCGTGGGGGTCGCCGCGCACGAGGCCGACGACGTCATCGGCACCCTCGCGACCCGCGCCACCGGGCCGGTCGACATCGTCACCGGCGATCGCGACCTGTTCCAGCTGGTGGATGACGCCAGCGACGTGCGGGTCGTCTACACCGCCCGCGGCATGAGCAACCTCGAGGTGCTCACCGACGCCTCCGTCGTCGCCAAGTACGGCGTGCTGCCCTCCCAGTACGCCGACTTCGCCACGCTGCGCGGCGATGCCTCCGACGGCCTTCCGGGCGTCGCCGGCGTCGGCGAGAAGACCGCGGCGGCGCTGCTGAAGGCCCACGGCGACCTCGCCGGCATCATCGCGGCCGCCGAAGCCGGCGAGGGCATGAGCGCCGGGGTGCGCGCGAAGGTGCTCGCCGCCCTGCCCTATCTGGCCGTCGCACCGACGGTCGTCGGCGTGGTGCGCGATCTCGACCTCGACCCGCAGGCCGTGGATGCCGCCCTCCGGCCGCTCGGAGCGGAGGCGCTCGACGCGGCCGACTCGCTCGCCGAGCGCTGGGCGCTGGGCGCGGCGATGTCGCGGATCACCGCGGCCATCGGCGCGGCCTGA
- a CDS encoding sensor histidine kinase, with translation MPGTVWDESGQRHLPPPAITLAVLAAIALLVQVPAALPALWSPAVGTFEAVVGVALATASALCLLALHRAPGPAVAAVAALTTLDLFVPPVGGPPFVAVAFAVVVAIVLGARTWALASVGAGWLAVMLLGSLLGMPWHPVRVGLATLGVAVSFVIGEALRARMERAAVARRQVAERRRAAEQEERTRIAGELHDVLARTLTRISVESGIGLHLAERDPVRARQALTHIRSLSATGLDEVRGVLSFLRGDEPASLDTAPLAAPPQLAQLPALAAQRSGLGLTVHVDDRLRGALPPRATQAAAYRIVQESLANVLRHSAAARATIVLDRGADDAGDLVVEVIDDGSGIPLGAAERGGLRSMRERAVLVGGKLDIIAGDAGGTVVRARLPWAPPA, from the coding sequence ATGCCGGGCACCGTGTGGGACGAGTCCGGGCAGCGCCACCTCCCGCCGCCCGCCATCACTCTGGCGGTCCTCGCCGCGATCGCCCTGCTGGTGCAGGTCCCCGCCGCACTGCCGGCGCTGTGGAGCCCGGCGGTGGGCACGTTCGAGGCTGTTGTCGGCGTCGCGCTGGCCACCGCATCCGCCCTCTGCCTCCTCGCCCTGCACCGCGCGCCCGGTCCGGCGGTGGCGGCCGTCGCCGCGCTGACGACGCTCGACCTGTTCGTGCCCCCGGTGGGCGGCCCGCCGTTCGTGGCCGTCGCGTTCGCCGTCGTGGTGGCCATCGTGCTCGGTGCGCGCACCTGGGCGCTGGCCTCGGTCGGCGCCGGGTGGCTGGCCGTCATGCTGCTGGGGAGCCTGCTCGGAATGCCCTGGCACCCCGTGCGGGTGGGCCTGGCGACCCTCGGCGTCGCGGTGAGCTTCGTCATCGGCGAAGCGCTGCGCGCACGCATGGAGCGCGCGGCGGTCGCACGCCGTCAGGTAGCCGAGCGACGGCGTGCCGCCGAGCAGGAGGAGCGCACCCGCATCGCCGGCGAACTCCACGATGTGCTCGCCCGCACGCTCACGCGCATCTCGGTGGAATCGGGCATCGGCCTGCACCTGGCCGAGCGCGACCCGGTACGCGCCCGCCAGGCGCTCACCCACATCCGCTCGCTGAGCGCCACCGGTCTCGACGAGGTGCGCGGTGTGCTGTCGTTCCTGCGCGGCGACGAGCCGGCATCCCTCGACACCGCCCCACTCGCGGCGCCGCCGCAGCTCGCGCAGCTGCCCGCGCTGGCCGCGCAGCGCAGCGGCCTCGGGCTGACCGTGCACGTCGATGACCGCCTGCGCGGAGCGCTTCCGCCGCGGGCGACGCAGGCCGCGGCCTACCGCATCGTGCAGGAGTCGCTGGCGAACGTGCTGCGCCACTCGGCGGCGGCGCGCGCGACCATCGTGCTCGATCGCGGCGCGGACGACGCGGGAGACCTCGTCGTCGAGGTGATCGACGACGGCAGCGGCATCCCCCTCGGCGCGGCCGAGCGGGGCGGCCTGCGCAGCATGCGCGAACGCGCGGTGCTCGTGGGGGGCAAGCTCGACATCATCGCGGGAGACGCGGGCGGCACGGTCGTGCGCGCACGGCTGCCGTGGGCGCCGCCGGCCTGA
- a CDS encoding MFS transporter, giving the protein MSGPVRPVRGGIPWLVVIGVLVAALSLRGPIVAVTPVLREIERDLGIGSAAAGLMTTAPVLMFAVLTPLAALLIRRAGADLALMISLCGVLVGTVVRALPGFGWMLAGMVVIGAAVTVGNVVIPVIIRREVPPERVALVTASYAATLNVGSLLTSLLTAPLAAAIGWSWALLVWSAITLAGVAVWGVHLRRVGGLGDRFSGDAGRGGHPGDGAEAVMHASTSSIDPATITGPLPTIDLGRRPALLRRPVTWLLVAAFGGQTTIYYALSTWLPTFAADELALTPASAGAVASLYQGVGIVGAFVVPLLARFAPRPVAPITICVTWLVLTVGLLAAPELLWLWLSIGAIGHAGGFVVIFSAMVAVARDDREAATMSALVQGGGYTLGALGGPLLGGLYELTGGWATGLVVLLILAIAYCAALLAASALAARAER; this is encoded by the coding sequence GTGAGCGGCCCCGTGCGGCCCGTCCGCGGCGGCATCCCGTGGCTGGTGGTCATCGGCGTGCTCGTGGCGGCGCTGAGCCTGCGCGGACCGATCGTCGCCGTGACCCCGGTGCTCCGCGAGATCGAGCGCGATCTCGGCATCGGGTCGGCGGCTGCCGGTCTCATGACGACGGCGCCGGTGCTGATGTTCGCCGTGCTCACCCCTCTCGCCGCGCTGCTGATACGGCGCGCGGGTGCGGATCTCGCGCTGATGATCTCCCTGTGCGGCGTGCTCGTGGGCACCGTCGTGCGCGCGCTGCCCGGATTCGGGTGGATGCTGGCGGGAATGGTGGTGATCGGGGCCGCCGTCACGGTGGGGAACGTGGTGATCCCCGTGATCATCCGCCGGGAGGTCCCGCCGGAGCGGGTCGCGCTGGTGACCGCGTCGTATGCGGCGACGCTCAACGTGGGGTCGCTGCTGACATCGTTGCTGACCGCGCCCCTCGCCGCCGCGATCGGCTGGTCGTGGGCGCTGCTGGTGTGGTCGGCGATCACGCTCGCGGGCGTCGCGGTGTGGGGCGTGCACCTTCGCCGCGTCGGCGGCCTCGGCGATCGCTTCTCCGGCGATGCGGGTCGGGGCGGGCATCCCGGCGACGGCGCAGAGGCGGTGATGCACGCATCGACGTCGTCCATCGATCCCGCGACGATCACGGGCCCCCTGCCGACCATCGATCTCGGCCGCCGCCCCGCTCTGCTGCGGCGACCGGTCACGTGGCTGCTCGTGGCCGCTTTCGGCGGGCAGACGACGATCTACTACGCCCTCTCGACCTGGCTCCCCACCTTCGCCGCCGATGAACTGGCGCTCACGCCGGCCTCGGCGGGCGCCGTCGCCTCCCTCTATCAGGGCGTGGGCATCGTCGGGGCGTTCGTGGTGCCCCTCCTCGCCCGGTTCGCACCGCGCCCGGTGGCGCCGATCACGATCTGCGTGACGTGGCTCGTGCTGACAGTCGGCCTGCTCGCGGCTCCCGAGCTGCTGTGGCTGTGGCTGTCGATCGGCGCGATCGGACACGCCGGCGGGTTCGTCGTCATCTTCTCGGCCATGGTCGCGGTCGCACGCGACGACAGGGAGGCCGCCACGATGTCGGCCCTCGTGCAGGGCGGCGGCTATACGCTCGGCGCGCTGGGCGGTCCGCTGCTGGGAGGGCTCTACGAGCTCACCGGCGGATGGGCCACCGGACTGGTCGTGCTGCTGATCCTCGCGATCGCGTACTGCGCGGCGCTGCTGGCCGCCTCGGCGCTGGCCGCCCGCGCGGAGCGCTGA
- a CDS encoding PHP domain-containing protein, translated as MNPHEALSEIATLLERERSSRYKSKAFRAAADAIADLTDDQLRDAAALRRRKGIGDSSFAVIQEALAGEVPAYLADLRTRAGVEVASSLRARLRGDLHSHSDWSDGLTSIDLMVAAARALGHEYLALTDHSPRLRVANGLSPERLRAQLPIVAGMSGDGFTLLSGIEVDILDDGALDQDDDLLGELDVVVASAHSKLRMERGPMTRRLVAAASNPRVDVLGHVTGRLVEGSRGTRPPSTFDPRAVFEACAEHGVAVEINSRPERQDPPDDLLALALEIGCLFSIDSDAHAPGQLSLLDHGAARAERAGVPAERIVTTWPLERLRAWTARPR; from the coding sequence GTGAATCCCCACGAGGCGCTCAGCGAGATCGCGACGCTCCTGGAGCGCGAGCGGTCGTCGCGGTACAAGTCGAAGGCGTTCCGGGCCGCGGCGGACGCGATCGCCGATCTCACCGACGACCAGTTGCGGGATGCCGCGGCGCTGCGCCGGCGCAAGGGCATCGGCGACTCCTCGTTCGCGGTGATCCAGGAGGCGCTTGCGGGTGAGGTGCCCGCCTACCTCGCCGATCTGCGCACGCGCGCGGGTGTGGAGGTGGCTTCGTCGCTGCGCGCGCGGCTGCGGGGCGACCTGCACAGTCACAGCGACTGGTCCGACGGGCTCACTTCGATCGACCTCATGGTGGCGGCCGCCCGCGCCCTCGGGCACGAGTATCTGGCCCTCACCGACCACTCGCCGCGGCTGCGCGTGGCCAACGGCCTGTCGCCCGAGCGTCTGCGCGCGCAGCTGCCGATCGTGGCCGGGATGAGCGGCGACGGGTTCACGCTGCTCTCGGGCATCGAAGTCGACATCCTCGACGACGGAGCGCTCGATCAGGACGACGACCTGCTCGGCGAGCTCGACGTGGTCGTCGCGTCGGCGCACTCGAAGCTGCGCATGGAGCGCGGGCCGATGACGCGCCGGCTGGTCGCGGCGGCATCGAATCCGCGGGTCGATGTGCTCGGCCACGTGACCGGGCGCCTCGTCGAAGGCTCCCGTGGCACGCGTCCACCTTCCACCTTCGATCCGCGCGCGGTGTTCGAAGCGTGCGCCGAGCACGGCGTCGCCGTGGAGATCAACTCCCGCCCCGAGCGCCAGGATCCGCCCGACGATCTGCTCGCCCTGGCACTCGAGATCGGCTGCCTCTTCTCGATCGATTCCGACGCGCACGCGCCCGGACAGCTGTCGCTGCTCGACCATGGCGCCGCGCGGGCCGAGCGTGCCGGCGTGCCCGCCGAGCGGATCGTGACCACGTGGCCGCTCGAGCGCCTGCGCGCGTGGACCGCGCGCCCGCGCTGA
- a CDS encoding aromatic ring-opening dioxygenase LigA — translation MAESTPDSTGAETTEQTASVENPTRSLGGVKVVGILGIVAGIVLIVAGIVVWIVVSMQLQAEKIVVPDDAIAFQGATVAGPFTAYVQADIIQTHSLAISDGKTYAELDQEDPVRGTLMNASFLRASLFTSVVSFGVAAFAMGMGVLSIMFGWALHRLAAAPVVIRPSRVA, via the coding sequence ATGGCAGAGAGCACCCCCGACAGCACCGGGGCAGAGACCACGGAGCAGACCGCATCGGTGGAGAATCCGACGCGCAGCCTCGGCGGGGTCAAGGTCGTCGGAATCCTCGGGATCGTGGCGGGCATCGTCCTGATCGTCGCGGGCATCGTGGTGTGGATCGTGGTGTCCATGCAGCTGCAGGCCGAGAAGATCGTCGTGCCCGACGACGCGATCGCGTTCCAGGGCGCCACGGTCGCCGGACCGTTCACCGCGTACGTGCAGGCGGACATCATCCAGACCCACTCCCTCGCCATCTCCGATGGCAAGACCTACGCCGAGCTCGACCAGGAGGATCCGGTCCGCGGGACGCTGATGAACGCGTCGTTCCTGCGGGCATCCCTGTTCACGTCGGTCGTGTCGTTCGGCGTCGCGGCCTTCGCGATGGGCATGGGCGTCCTGTCGATCATGTTCGGATGGGCCCTGCATCGTCTGGCAGCCGCACCCGTGGTCATCAGACCCTCCCGCGTCGCGTGA
- the trpD gene encoding anthranilate phosphoribosyltransferase — MAELYSWPEILTSLLSRRDLSVAESTWAMRQIMSGSATPSQLAGFLVALRAKGETVDEVVGFRDAILEAALDLPVDSAVLDIVGTGGDRFGTVNVSTMSAVVAAASGIPVVKHGNRAASSTSGSSDVLSALGIDLTLAPEAVAEVLQRTGITFAFAAAFHPGFRHAAATRAELGVPTVFNFLGPLCNPARAEANAVGVANLDRVPLITGVFRTRGATALVFRGDDGLDELTTTGHSRVWEVSRGDIHEHDLDPRDLGIPLADIDDLLGGSPEHNAAIVHRVMSGETGPVRDIVLLNAAAGIVSYRLYQDATQVQRPIVERLREAKDVAAAAIDEGAAAQTLARWAEATRSLA, encoded by the coding sequence ATGGCGGAGCTCTACTCGTGGCCGGAAATCCTCACTTCATTGTTGTCACGTCGTGACCTCAGTGTGGCGGAGTCGACCTGGGCGATGCGCCAGATCATGTCGGGCAGCGCCACGCCCTCGCAGCTGGCCGGATTCCTCGTCGCCCTGCGCGCCAAGGGCGAGACGGTCGACGAGGTGGTCGGCTTCCGCGACGCGATCCTCGAGGCCGCCCTCGACCTGCCGGTCGACTCGGCGGTGCTCGACATCGTCGGCACGGGGGGTGATCGCTTCGGCACCGTGAACGTGTCGACCATGTCGGCCGTGGTCGCCGCCGCCTCCGGCATCCCCGTCGTCAAGCACGGCAACCGCGCGGCGAGCTCGACCTCCGGATCCTCCGATGTCCTCTCGGCGCTCGGGATCGACCTCACGCTCGCCCCCGAGGCGGTCGCCGAGGTGCTGCAGCGGACCGGCATCACGTTCGCGTTCGCGGCGGCCTTCCACCCGGGGTTCCGCCATGCCGCGGCCACCCGTGCCGAGCTGGGTGTGCCGACCGTCTTCAACTTCCTCGGCCCGCTGTGCAATCCCGCGCGCGCCGAGGCGAACGCGGTCGGGGTGGCGAACCTCGACCGCGTCCCCCTGATCACGGGCGTCTTCCGCACACGGGGTGCGACAGCTCTCGTCTTCCGCGGCGATGACGGTCTCGACGAGCTCACGACCACCGGCCACAGCAGGGTGTGGGAGGTCAGTCGCGGCGACATCCACGAGCACGACCTCGACCCGCGCGACCTGGGCATCCCGCTGGCCGACATCGACGACCTCCTGGGCGGGTCACCGGAGCACAACGCGGCGATCGTGCATCGGGTGATGTCGGGCGAGACCGGCCCGGTGCGCGACATCGTCCTCCTGAACGCCGCCGCCGGCATCGTCTCCTACCGCCTCTACCAGGATGCGACCCAGGTGCAGCGCCCCATCGTCGAGCGCCTGCGCGAGGCGAAAGACGTGGCGGCCGCCGCGATCGACGAGGGTGCCGCAGCCCAGACGCTCGCGCGCTGGGCGGAGGCCACGCGAAGCCTGGCCTGA